In Elusimicrobiota bacterium, the following proteins share a genomic window:
- a CDS encoding DUF2723 domain-containing protein, producing the protein MGVSRRLGGVPVTRAESRGDAGIAAGVFAALTALFWLGRSRSFGMGDSPQHVLSALLWAVPHPPGYPLQTALGWLWSRLPWSDPGAAVNGLSGVFSAAAAAALYLLLRRGGARKAAALTGAALMALSPLFWYYALVAEVRALNDLLALSAAFFAFSWSRDGKPSSLLAFSLLFGLGLSHHPTFVFLVPAYAAWLSSRRPSARLAAGALALAALGLAGPYLLLGLRLSLGAPAYNLFEVRGWSDLWPLFTRARLGGPLRMAGGAPLLGSVRFDLGSFGTHAGWLLSSLWTHGGPVALALSAAGAAALWRESRRGLAAWALWFAAAAGVFLVFSSQQMPAVDPEYARAVAARFHLLPLIAVFALAGFGAEALARRVRPALLYALLAAVVAAPVLLRPLSLSRQDPLLDHVRALVRDSTPGDFVVLGGDDTIFAALELELVRGEGTGRVFLCPTMFAFPPYLRRLRTAYPGVVVPDGPLGPGTDWTSWKKRNPGRAVLVEPSLRDAVLADFPKSVPQGSLIRVESSPVKSDPAADARRFLDAPETASFTRRRSREWTQEVYLLQSRRRMAEWLASRLDPRKDAGLTRRLSLLMEEL; encoded by the coding sequence GGCCCTGCTCTGGGCGGTCCCGCACCCTCCCGGCTACCCGCTGCAGACGGCGCTGGGCTGGCTGTGGTCGCGGCTCCCCTGGAGCGACCCCGGCGCGGCGGTCAACGGCCTCTCCGGGGTCTTTTCCGCGGCCGCGGCCGCGGCGCTGTACCTCCTGCTCCGCCGCGGCGGAGCGCGGAAGGCGGCGGCCCTGACGGGCGCCGCCTTGATGGCCCTCTCTCCCCTGTTCTGGTATTATGCCCTCGTCGCCGAGGTGCGCGCGCTCAACGACCTCCTGGCGCTCTCCGCGGCCTTCTTCGCCTTCTCCTGGTCGCGCGACGGCAAGCCGTCCTCCCTTCTCGCCTTCTCCCTGCTCTTCGGGCTGGGCCTCTCCCATCACCCGACGTTCGTGTTCCTCGTCCCGGCGTACGCGGCGTGGCTGTCGTCCCGCCGCCCGTCCGCGCGGCTCGCCGCCGGTGCGCTCGCGCTCGCGGCGCTCGGCCTGGCCGGGCCGTACCTGCTGCTCGGCCTGCGCCTGAGCCTCGGCGCGCCGGCCTATAACCTGTTCGAGGTGCGCGGCTGGTCCGACCTGTGGCCGCTGTTCACCCGCGCGCGCTTGGGCGGGCCGCTGCGCATGGCGGGAGGCGCCCCGCTGCTCGGCTCGGTCCGCTTCGACCTCGGGTCTTTCGGGACGCACGCCGGCTGGCTGCTCTCCTCCCTGTGGACGCACGGCGGCCCGGTCGCCCTCGCCCTCTCGGCCGCGGGCGCGGCCGCGCTCTGGAGGGAGTCCCGGCGCGGCCTCGCGGCCTGGGCGCTGTGGTTCGCGGCGGCGGCGGGCGTCTTCCTCGTCTTCAGCAGCCAGCAGATGCCGGCCGTCGATCCGGAGTACGCGCGCGCGGTGGCGGCGCGCTTCCATCTGCTCCCGCTGATCGCCGTGTTCGCGCTCGCCGGCTTCGGCGCGGAGGCCCTGGCGCGGCGCGTGCGTCCCGCTCTGCTCTACGCCCTGCTCGCGGCCGTCGTCGCCGCGCCCGTCCTCCTCCGGCCGCTGTCCCTGTCCCGGCAGGACCCTCTGCTCGACCATGTCCGCGCTCTGGTGCGGGACTCGACCCCCGGGGACTTCGTCGTCCTCGGCGGCGACGACACGATCTTCGCGGCGCTCGAGCTCGAGCTCGTCCGCGGCGAGGGCACGGGCCGCGTCTTCCTCTGCCCGACGATGTTCGCGTTCCCTCCCTACCTTCGCCGGCTCCGGACGGCCTATCCCGGCGTCGTCGTCCCGGACGGGCCCCTGGGCCCGGGCACGGATTGGACGTCATGGAAGAAGCGGAACCCCGGACGCGCCGTGCTCGTCGAGCCTTCCCTGCGGGACGCCGTGCTGGCCGACTTCCCGAAGAGCGTCCCTCAGGGCTCCCTCATCCGCGTCGAATCGTCCCCGGTCAAGAGCGATCCGGCCGCCGACGCCCGCCGCTTCCTCGACGCGCCGGAGACCGCCTCCTTCACCCGCCGCCGCAGCCGCGAGTGGACGCAGGAGGTCTATCTCCTCCAGTCGCGGCGGCGCATGGCCGAGTGGCTGGCGTCCCGGCTGGACCCGCGCAAGGACGCCGGCCTGACCCGGCGCCTGTCCTTATTAATGGAAGAGCTGTGA